A single region of the Duganella sp. BuS-21 genome encodes:
- a CDS encoding DEAD/DEAH box helicase produces the protein MGQQSSSFELLEERIRRWIWSAGWEELREAQERAIPAILAADHDVIVAAATAAGKTEAAMLPVLTHLLQLEDQNGLVIYISPLKALINDQFGRLEPLCEALEVPVWPWHGDISSSSKTRFLKRPAGILLITPESLEALLCNRGFSAPVLFSDLKYIVVDELHAFIGSERGKQLQSLMHRIELAANKRVPRIGLSATLGDMRLAAYFLRPGSEEGVEIIESKSEGGELRLVVKGFVEMEPSPDLEEQHPESQASHSIASHLFKTLIGSNNLVFPNSRSKVEQYTYGLQKLCEESGRPNEFWPHHGNLSKEIREETESALKNKELHATAVCTNTLELGIDIGAVKSIAQIGSPPSVASLRQRLGRSGRRKGEPAILRAYVIESELTDRSHAMTQLREGMFELTAMISLLLEGWFEPPRARGQHLSTLVQQLLSLIAQRGGVTAADAYRTLCSTGPFESVSKSDFVALLSHLGDIEILQQESSGVLLHGPNGSPLVNHYTFYAAFSAEEEFRVVAGSKTLGSIPVSSAISVGDFILFAAKTWHVDEVDDESKSIFVTHHKTGKAPPFNSPGGAIHDRVRQRMRELYEGKSDLAFLDETAKRLVAEGRSAYSRFSLATNVFVSAGSTHLLFTWLGDAKNEALAMMLRTKGLSVSLVGPALEIFGTANSAVDATACLAEIAALPAPSANMLLADAHNLTQEKWDWALPERLLQNSFASLKLDIEGAHDWLKTHSNFSIRSAPREVDSSRPSVAGTAAFSSLNSNNDQNKDSL, from the coding sequence ATGGGCCAGCAATCATCATCTTTTGAACTGCTCGAGGAACGCATCCGCCGCTGGATTTGGTCGGCGGGTTGGGAGGAATTGCGGGAGGCTCAAGAGCGCGCGATTCCCGCTATTCTGGCGGCAGACCACGACGTCATCGTCGCTGCAGCAACCGCTGCCGGCAAGACCGAGGCAGCGATGCTGCCAGTGCTGACCCACCTTCTACAACTTGAGGACCAAAATGGCCTGGTGATTTATATCAGTCCGCTGAAAGCGCTAATTAATGACCAGTTCGGGCGCCTGGAACCCCTCTGCGAAGCGCTTGAAGTACCTGTATGGCCATGGCATGGGGACATCTCCTCCTCGTCGAAGACTCGCTTCCTAAAGCGTCCAGCAGGGATATTGCTAATCACCCCTGAATCCCTTGAGGCGCTGTTGTGCAATAGAGGCTTTTCCGCACCGGTTCTGTTTTCAGACCTTAAATATATCGTCGTCGACGAGCTACATGCCTTCATCGGCAGTGAGCGAGGCAAGCAGCTGCAGTCGTTAATGCACCGTATAGAACTCGCTGCAAACAAGCGGGTTCCGCGCATCGGCCTGTCTGCCACATTGGGAGATATGCGCCTTGCAGCGTACTTCCTGCGCCCTGGCTCAGAGGAGGGTGTCGAGATTATCGAATCGAAGTCTGAGGGCGGCGAGTTGAGGCTGGTCGTGAAGGGCTTTGTCGAGATGGAACCAAGCCCGGATTTGGAAGAGCAACATCCAGAATCGCAGGCATCGCACTCAATCGCTAGTCACCTCTTCAAGACGTTAATCGGTTCGAACAATCTCGTCTTTCCAAACAGCCGCTCGAAGGTCGAACAGTACACGTATGGGCTACAGAAGCTATGTGAAGAAAGCGGCAGGCCAAATGAATTCTGGCCGCATCATGGAAACCTCTCAAAAGAGATTCGTGAAGAGACAGAGTCAGCGTTAAAAAACAAAGAACTCCACGCCACAGCCGTCTGCACAAACACGCTAGAGCTGGGCATTGATATCGGAGCAGTTAAGAGCATCGCCCAAATTGGCTCTCCCCCATCGGTTGCCAGCCTACGCCAACGGCTTGGAAGGTCAGGACGCCGAAAAGGAGAGCCTGCCATCTTGCGCGCATATGTAATTGAATCAGAGTTGACGGACCGGTCACATGCGATGACACAACTACGTGAGGGCATGTTCGAACTCACGGCGATGATTAGCTTGTTGCTGGAAGGATGGTTCGAGCCGCCGCGAGCACGCGGTCAGCACCTGTCCACACTTGTGCAGCAATTGCTATCGCTAATCGCTCAACGCGGGGGGGTAACTGCGGCCGACGCATACCGAACCCTATGCAGTACTGGCCCGTTTGAGTCCGTTTCGAAGAGCGACTTCGTAGCACTGCTGTCACACTTGGGCGACATCGAAATCCTGCAACAGGAATCGTCAGGTGTCCTTCTGCACGGGCCCAACGGCTCACCGCTCGTCAATCACTATACGTTTTACGCCGCGTTCAGCGCTGAAGAGGAATTCCGCGTCGTGGCCGGCAGTAAAACCTTGGGCTCAATACCGGTATCGAGCGCCATTAGTGTCGGCGACTTCATCCTGTTTGCCGCAAAAACCTGGCACGTGGACGAAGTGGACGACGAGTCCAAGTCAATTTTTGTGACGCATCATAAGACCGGCAAGGCCCCACCTTTCAACAGTCCCGGTGGAGCAATTCATGACCGAGTCCGCCAGCGCATGCGAGAGCTCTACGAGGGAAAGAGCGACCTGGCCTTTCTCGACGAAACAGCCAAGCGGCTGGTAGCCGAAGGCCGCAGCGCGTACTCACGCTTTTCACTCGCGACGAATGTATTCGTTAGCGCGGGGAGTACACACTTGTTGTTCACTTGGCTAGGCGACGCAAAGAACGAGGCGCTCGCGATGATGCTTCGTACAAAGGGACTGAGTGTCTCGTTGGTCGGCCCCGCTCTTGAAATTTTTGGAACCGCGAATTCAGCTGTTGATGCAACTGCCTGCTTGGCGGAGATTGCCGCGCTGCCGGCGCCATCAGCGAATATGCTGCTTGCTGACGCCCATAATTTGACGCAGGAGAAGTGGGATTGG
- a CDS encoding Tar ligand binding domain-containing protein → MLKKLSIRVRLIYFMLSMSLLQIARGICGLVGIAQVNQASAAPHRRTTPQ, encoded by the coding sequence ATGTTAAAAAAACTCAGCATTCGCGTACGGCTGATCTATTTCATGCTGTCGATGTCTTTGCTGCAGATCGCGCGCGGCATCTGTGGCCTGGTGGGCATCGCGCAGGTCAACCAGGCCAGCGCGGCGCCACACCGGAGGACCACCCCGCAGTGA
- a CDS encoding LuxR C-terminal-related transcriptional regulator — protein sequence MSLSALKLMPPSTALPLMARAQILERLASEGEFKINLLRAPAGYGKTSLLRMLYACANQRGQQAAWLTLDSSDVDQIRLMLGLRAALKLSSTPAPDNFAPLQQSQCTHLFLDDVERLDTAAIELLFSLILQGSPPGLRVFLGARSLHGFSTAGLKAKGVLRELDMQDLQFTDAETVRYLQHAKLDLQRDELALLQHASEGWPAAVELIALAWRRRQGRTQHALPSLHNLHDLGEYLANEVFEAQSATVQDFLVATTPLASFNAALADAARNADDSAALLDAIRAAGLPIQPLQGGWFRYHPLFAEHVVLRHRPAPALYLRTAEWLSAHDHKLESFDYFVKANRVERATDTLESIMLQLRSSGQIATVVQMADRLPQDIMQSRPALAATLVAGMVYTGRHRELAERLEQCRRCSEQPFADPYYSEVVRGLDPTCAFLNGDFEAATRLIAQNWPLQQNANALDRSALTYSNVYACLWRGDLDEAAALMILARRDCGITRSLMGVGIVHFLQAYLDAIQGDLAAADRGLAALEQVASQYGEEVPPMLLHLFGGGLMLLVKYELNQLDTIKLRLQAVDGIILFGLPWESHISILLVQSRMIAMQQGAHAARQWLEAHIVGAGRAQQLPAPARRVLESELARLSSQQEAPGETLGYARLLGNGAGQETYLAPCTEIDGGGIAQARLLIYTAQPEAAVERLRQLLEHAQRHRRVWRATRLQLLLAIALERCGRQQEAEPVLAAALAQGAQSGLIRCFLDEGEPALALLRGLQGRARHVLSAAAMSHLEHLLSLHDVPAPTSPLYDELTQTEAALLTMVAHGKTNKEVGDALFLSVNTVKWHMGQIFRKLDASNRSQAVFNARQAGLLPKQ from the coding sequence GTGAGTCTCTCGGCGCTCAAGCTGATGCCGCCGTCGACGGCGTTACCCCTGATGGCGCGCGCCCAGATCCTGGAGCGCCTGGCCAGCGAAGGCGAATTCAAGATCAACCTGCTGCGGGCGCCGGCCGGCTATGGCAAGACCTCGCTGCTGCGCATGCTCTACGCCTGCGCCAACCAGCGCGGACAGCAAGCGGCCTGGCTGACGCTGGACAGCTCGGACGTCGACCAGATCCGCCTGATGCTGGGACTGCGGGCCGCGCTCAAACTGTCGAGCACGCCCGCGCCGGACAACTTCGCGCCGCTGCAGCAATCGCAGTGCACCCATTTGTTTCTCGACGATGTAGAACGTCTCGACACTGCGGCCATCGAGCTGCTGTTCTCGCTGATCCTGCAAGGGTCGCCGCCCGGCCTGCGGGTGTTCCTGGGCGCCCGCAGCCTGCACGGCTTCAGCACCGCCGGCCTGAAAGCCAAGGGCGTGCTGCGCGAGCTCGACATGCAGGACCTGCAATTCACCGATGCCGAAACCGTCCGCTACCTGCAGCATGCCAAGCTCGACCTGCAGCGCGACGAGCTGGCGCTGCTGCAGCACGCCAGCGAAGGCTGGCCGGCCGCCGTGGAACTGATCGCGCTGGCCTGGCGACGACGCCAGGGACGGACCCAGCACGCCCTGCCCAGCCTGCACAACCTGCACGACCTCGGCGAATACCTGGCCAACGAAGTGTTTGAGGCCCAGTCCGCGACCGTGCAGGACTTTCTGGTGGCCACCACCCCGCTGGCCTCGTTCAACGCCGCGCTGGCCGACGCCGCCCGCAACGCCGACGACAGCGCCGCACTGCTCGACGCCATCCGCGCCGCCGGCCTGCCGATCCAGCCGCTGCAGGGCGGCTGGTTCCGCTACCACCCGCTGTTCGCCGAGCACGTGGTGCTGCGCCACCGGCCGGCGCCGGCCTTGTACCTGCGCACCGCCGAGTGGCTGTCGGCGCATGACCACAAGCTCGAATCGTTCGACTACTTCGTCAAGGCCAATCGCGTCGAGCGCGCCACCGACACGCTGGAATCGATCATGCTGCAGCTGCGCTCGAGCGGCCAGATCGCCACCGTGGTGCAGATGGCCGACCGGCTGCCGCAGGACATCATGCAATCGCGGCCGGCGCTGGCCGCCACCTTGGTCGCCGGCATGGTGTATACCGGGCGCCACCGCGAACTGGCCGAGCGGCTGGAACAATGCCGGCGCTGCAGCGAACAGCCGTTCGCCGACCCGTACTACAGCGAAGTGGTGCGCGGCCTCGATCCGACCTGCGCCTTCCTGAACGGCGACTTCGAAGCAGCCACGCGCCTGATCGCGCAGAACTGGCCGCTGCAACAGAACGCCAACGCGCTGGACCGCTCGGCGCTGACCTATAGCAACGTCTACGCCTGCCTGTGGCGCGGCGACCTCGACGAGGCCGCCGCCCTGATGATCCTGGCGCGCCGCGACTGCGGCATCACCCGGTCCTTGATGGGGGTGGGCATCGTCCACTTCCTGCAAGCCTACCTCGATGCGATCCAGGGCGACCTGGCCGCCGCCGACCGCGGCCTGGCCGCGCTGGAGCAGGTGGCCAGTCAATACGGCGAGGAAGTGCCGCCGATGCTGCTGCACCTGTTCGGCGGCGGCCTGATGTTGCTGGTCAAATACGAACTGAACCAGCTCGACACCATCAAGCTGCGCCTGCAGGCGGTGGACGGCATCATCCTGTTCGGTCTGCCCTGGGAATCGCATATCAGCATCCTGCTGGTCCAATCGCGCATGATCGCCATGCAGCAGGGCGCGCACGCCGCGCGCCAGTGGCTCGAAGCGCACATCGTCGGCGCCGGCCGCGCCCAGCAATTGCCGGCGCCGGCGCGGCGCGTGCTCGAAAGCGAGCTGGCACGCCTGTCGTCGCAGCAGGAGGCGCCCGGCGAGACGCTCGGCTACGCGCGCCTGCTAGGCAACGGCGCAGGCCAGGAAACCTATCTGGCGCCGTGCACCGAAATCGATGGCGGCGGCATCGCCCAGGCCCGCCTGCTGATCTACACCGCCCAGCCGGAGGCGGCGGTCGAACGGCTGCGCCAGCTGCTCGAGCACGCGCAGCGGCACCGCCGCGTTTGGCGCGCCACGCGGCTGCAATTGCTGCTGGCGATCGCGCTCGAACGCTGCGGCCGCCAGCAGGAGGCCGAGCCGGTGCTGGCGGCCGCGCTGGCGCAGGGCGCCCAGTCGGGCCTGATCCGCTGCTTCCTGGACGAGGGTGAACCGGCCCTGGCCCTGCTGCGCGGCCTGCAGGGCCGCGCCCGCCACGTGCTGAGCGCGGCCGCCATGAGCCACCTCGAGCATCTGCTGTCGCTGCACGACGTTCCGGCGCCGACCAGCCCGCTGTACGACGAGTTGACACAAACCGAGGCGGCGCTGCTGACGATGGTCGCGCACGGCAAAACCAACAAAGAAGTCGGCGACGCGCTATTTCTCTCAGTCAACACTGTTAAATGGCACATGGGCCAGATCTTCCGCAAGCTCGACGCCAGCAATCGCAGCCAGGCCGTCTTCAATGCCCGCCAGGCGGGTCTCCTCCCGAAACAGTAG
- a CDS encoding ATP-binding protein, giving the protein MSTTAIRPKDRDAVIQSLRAGVSPRHGQHLIQVGRNHEIETLIQDIDRIADGGSTIRFVIGEYGAGKTFFLNLVRAVAMERKLVTANADLNPDRRLHATGGQARSLFAELMRNLSTRTKPDGGAMNGIIERFVATAKTEAVAAGTTAEAVIRSKLEHLTEMVNGFDFAEVISCYCKGFDEGNEQLKSDAIRWLRGEFSTRTDARQALGVRTIVDDASFYDQLKLFARFVRLAGYSGFVVCLDELVNLYKLSNTQARNANYEQILRILNDSLQGSAEGLGFILGGTPEFLMDTRRGLFSYPALQSRLAENSFAKSGLVDFSGPVIRLASLSPEDFYVMLLKLRNVYAFGMPEKYLLPDEAIAPFMAHCARRLGDSYFRTPRTTITAFINLLAVLEQNPGQDWKPLIDVVDVEPDTGGSADAEIDVDDELASFKM; this is encoded by the coding sequence ATGAGCACAACAGCTATTCGCCCTAAAGACCGTGATGCGGTCATTCAATCCCTGCGAGCTGGGGTCTCGCCCAGACATGGCCAGCATCTAATTCAAGTCGGACGAAATCATGAAATCGAGACGCTCATACAGGACATTGACCGCATCGCAGATGGGGGCTCGACCATCCGCTTCGTCATCGGTGAATACGGTGCCGGCAAGACTTTCTTCCTTAATCTGGTGCGAGCAGTCGCTATGGAGCGTAAGCTCGTCACTGCAAATGCCGACCTGAATCCAGACCGCCGACTGCACGCCACAGGAGGTCAAGCGAGGTCCCTCTTCGCTGAATTGATGCGCAATCTATCGACGAGGACAAAGCCCGATGGCGGCGCCATGAACGGCATCATTGAGCGTTTTGTCGCGACAGCAAAGACTGAAGCGGTCGCAGCAGGCACGACGGCTGAGGCGGTCATTCGCTCGAAACTCGAGCATCTGACGGAAATGGTTAATGGATTCGACTTTGCCGAAGTCATTTCTTGCTACTGCAAAGGCTTCGACGAGGGTAACGAGCAGCTGAAGTCCGATGCTATTCGCTGGCTTCGCGGTGAATTCTCTACCCGCACCGATGCCCGCCAGGCGCTGGGCGTTCGCACAATCGTTGACGATGCTTCGTTCTATGACCAATTGAAGCTGTTTGCGCGGTTCGTTCGCCTTGCAGGATACTCCGGGTTTGTCGTGTGTTTGGACGAGCTAGTCAACCTCTACAAGCTATCGAACACGCAGGCGCGCAACGCAAATTACGAGCAGATTCTCCGTATCCTCAACGACTCTCTTCAAGGCTCGGCGGAAGGGCTAGGCTTTATCCTGGGTGGTACTCCTGAATTTTTGATGGACACGCGCAGAGGTTTATTTAGCTACCCTGCCCTCCAGAGCCGGCTTGCCGAAAATTCGTTTGCGAAGTCAGGACTTGTTGACTTCAGTGGTCCCGTAATACGGCTCGCGAGCTTGTCGCCCGAGGATTTCTACGTCATGCTGCTTAAGCTTCGTAACGTTTATGCCTTCGGCATGCCGGAAAAATACCTGCTTCCTGATGAGGCCATTGCACCGTTTATGGCGCACTGCGCGCGCCGCTTGGGAGACAGTTATTTCCGTACCCCGCGAACGACGATTACGGCATTCATCAATTTGCTAGCAGTCCTTGAGCAGAATCCGGGCCAGGATTGGAAACCACTGATTGACGTTGTTGACGTCGAGCCGGACACTGGCGGCAGTGCGGACGCAGAGATTGACGTTGACGATGAGTTGGCCAGCTTTAAGATGTAG
- a CDS encoding TerB N-terminal domain-containing protein, translating to MAKRKGNGGLTTTIVIVVAALAVLAKLVADYWPFFLAAAVAYAIYRCYRYSQKSQGSNVPHSPANPSPSHIRQANPATSTSRTWSARPVSQPQSGGKAASFVEDELTSFGATTNPAHVNDYKIPSAPSEFKTARWLNKSESVTVAGIEIRGGKVYVGPSMTAANGGVEPALIDQRKPVAKNGHYTDRHTNYWPNYSDISPQARRAYLLWLADGRSAPDADIGYVFLYFYGLERRIIIDILAEKQAQDELPELGRELKRLYATYAAGSNSFKMYCGQLIDIVDAANQSSKLYEEDLGELPPSYGLPLPLRVAIGQAVRDGVPIPMHLALAWAERDPAISRKTPVQRCSEEFKKLFASEYAKAFGQGLKIAPNKTKIKLGYRPASGGFMGSTGVDMKFGDTPDVTALTAPVKKLQAVVDSCTKLLEPYSRYLGRNPDGRHDLEAVLTLPLEFWPDTSRKAMDDIKQQVSNGLVLLKFKELFATFKATGEPTKDKQQALASALEAGGIGMEPDVLGAARASKPEDPLVLFQTSVRSQDVRDNSGYKVARISVELAAAVAHADGDFSESELTHLNLYIDKWDHLDVEARSRLKAYAQVLVNSSVALSSIKKKVEQLDQHTREAIAAFAAAMVLADGVALPEEVKVLERIYLQLGLERTTVYSDIHAGHGGAMPAAQSPSVSSGSTASGFTLDQSKIAALKESSDKIAQRLAHIFVEEAPPAPAAAEVPAEPQQSNAILGLDENHSAFARMLMSRPTWERAELLDVAQDLNIMLDGALEKLNEASLDELDTTFTEGDDPIEINAELIESLTQ from the coding sequence TTGGCAAAGCGTAAGGGAAACGGTGGTCTAACCACCACCATCGTAATCGTCGTGGCCGCGTTAGCCGTCTTGGCAAAACTCGTTGCTGATTACTGGCCGTTCTTCCTTGCCGCAGCGGTGGCCTATGCGATTTATAGGTGCTATCGTTACTCGCAAAAGTCCCAAGGAAGTAACGTCCCGCACTCCCCAGCAAATCCTAGCCCCTCACACATCAGGCAAGCCAACCCAGCTACCAGCACGAGTCGCACCTGGAGTGCTCGACCGGTCAGCCAGCCACAATCAGGTGGTAAAGCAGCCTCCTTTGTCGAGGATGAGCTGACCTCATTTGGCGCCACCACCAATCCAGCGCACGTCAACGACTATAAAATACCTTCCGCGCCTAGCGAATTCAAAACCGCGCGTTGGTTAAACAAGTCCGAGTCTGTCACCGTCGCGGGAATCGAAATCCGTGGAGGGAAAGTCTACGTTGGACCATCGATGACAGCAGCGAATGGAGGTGTAGAGCCCGCGCTCATTGACCAACGCAAGCCTGTCGCCAAAAACGGGCACTACACAGACCGGCACACGAACTATTGGCCGAACTACTCGGATATTTCACCACAAGCACGCCGCGCATATCTACTCTGGTTAGCGGATGGCAGGAGCGCTCCAGACGCCGACATAGGCTATGTCTTCCTCTATTTCTATGGACTTGAACGGCGGATAATCATTGATATTTTGGCGGAGAAGCAGGCCCAGGACGAACTGCCCGAACTCGGTCGCGAGCTCAAACGGCTATACGCCACCTATGCGGCTGGTTCCAATTCATTCAAGATGTACTGTGGGCAGTTGATTGACATAGTCGACGCGGCTAACCAGTCGTCTAAGCTGTACGAAGAAGACCTTGGCGAACTCCCTCCTTCCTACGGGCTGCCGCTGCCTCTTAGGGTTGCCATCGGCCAGGCTGTGCGTGACGGCGTTCCAATTCCGATGCACCTGGCCCTAGCCTGGGCCGAAAGAGACCCCGCAATTTCGCGCAAAACTCCAGTCCAAAGGTGTTCCGAAGAGTTCAAGAAGTTGTTCGCTAGCGAGTATGCGAAAGCCTTTGGGCAAGGGCTGAAAATCGCTCCAAACAAGACCAAAATCAAGTTGGGCTACCGCCCGGCCTCCGGAGGATTTATGGGTTCAACCGGCGTGGATATGAAGTTCGGAGACACTCCTGACGTTACCGCGCTCACGGCTCCTGTCAAAAAACTCCAAGCAGTCGTGGATTCGTGCACCAAGCTCCTCGAGCCATACAGCAGGTATCTCGGACGAAATCCCGATGGCAGACATGACCTCGAAGCAGTACTCACGCTCCCGCTTGAGTTTTGGCCAGACACTTCACGCAAGGCCATGGACGACATCAAGCAACAGGTATCAAATGGCTTGGTCCTTCTGAAATTTAAAGAGCTGTTCGCAACCTTCAAGGCCACGGGCGAGCCGACCAAAGACAAACAGCAAGCTCTCGCTAGTGCTCTCGAAGCGGGTGGAATTGGTATGGAACCTGATGTTCTCGGCGCTGCTCGAGCCAGCAAACCAGAGGACCCGCTCGTACTCTTTCAGACCAGCGTACGTTCACAGGATGTAAGGGACAACTCTGGCTACAAAGTCGCGAGGATTAGCGTTGAACTAGCAGCGGCTGTGGCGCATGCAGACGGGGATTTCTCCGAAAGTGAGCTCACCCATCTAAATTTGTACATTGATAAATGGGACCACCTCGACGTTGAGGCTCGCAGTCGGCTAAAAGCTTACGCCCAGGTGCTGGTGAACAGCTCCGTCGCACTTTCATCAATCAAGAAAAAAGTTGAGCAACTCGACCAGCACACACGCGAGGCAATTGCTGCGTTTGCAGCTGCAATGGTCTTGGCTGACGGCGTAGCTTTGCCAGAAGAAGTCAAAGTATTGGAAAGGATATACCTCCAGCTAGGATTGGAGCGCACGACCGTCTACAGTGATATCCATGCCGGCCATGGCGGTGCCATGCCGGCGGCACAATCGCCTAGTGTAAGCAGCGGAAGCACGGCATCCGGCTTTACGTTGGACCAATCGAAGATTGCAGCGCTCAAAGAATCGAGTGACAAGATTGCTCAGCGCCTTGCCCATATTTTTGTTGAAGAGGCGCCTCCTGCACCAGCAGCAGCTGAAGTTCCTGCGGAGCCACAGCAGTCCAACGCCATTCTGGGCCTTGATGAAAACCACAGCGCATTTGCACGCATGCTCATGTCGCGGCCAACATGGGAGCGGGCTGAACTACTCGATGTGGCACAAGACTTGAACATTATGTTGGACGGCGCACTTGAAAAACTCAATGAAGCCAGTCTCGATGAACTAGACACGACGTTCACCGAAGGCGATGACCCGATAGAAATCAATGCAGAACTGATAGAGAGCCTGACCCAATGA
- a CDS encoding diguanylate cyclase — MHKLLARQLAKVDLDSAAGLPALLELVGNAYTEHDQERRRSDRSTGLMAEELDELYAQLQQSMALIAQQNLRFQAALDNMSQSLCLFDRDGRLVVCNRRFLQLYRLPDSYQPIGQPLAAILEHSAALAQLAPADAAQRRAAHVALALGAALEQHWAGEQVVAIARNRIDDGGYLDTMADITASHQATARILHMARYDALTDLPNRTLYRERLLNVVEHARRGELCAVFCLDLDRFKAVNDNFGHPVGDALLVEVSARLKACVREVDTVARLGGDEFAILLRQLVSAEQTHGLAERIIHDLCQPYELDGHLVSIGASIGIAIVNRTHNDPETLMCYADQALYQAKHAGRGVFRQYLP, encoded by the coding sequence ATGCATAAGCTGCTGGCGCGCCAGCTGGCCAAGGTCGACCTCGATAGCGCCGCCGGCCTGCCGGCCTTGCTGGAACTGGTGGGCAACGCCTATACCGAACATGATCAGGAACGCCGCCGCAGCGATCGCTCAACCGGGCTGATGGCCGAAGAGCTGGACGAACTGTACGCGCAGTTGCAACAATCGATGGCGCTCATCGCCCAGCAAAACCTGCGCTTCCAGGCCGCGCTGGACAATATGTCGCAAAGCCTGTGCCTGTTCGACCGCGACGGACGGCTGGTGGTCTGCAACCGCCGCTTCCTGCAGCTCTACCGCCTGCCCGACAGCTACCAGCCGATCGGCCAGCCGCTGGCGGCCATCCTGGAGCACAGCGCGGCGCTGGCCCAGCTGGCGCCGGCCGACGCCGCGCAACGGCGCGCGGCCCACGTGGCGCTGGCGCTCGGCGCCGCCCTCGAACAGCATTGGGCCGGCGAACAGGTGGTGGCCATCGCCCGCAACCGCATCGACGACGGCGGCTACCTCGACACCATGGCCGACATCACCGCCAGCCACCAGGCCACCGCGCGCATCCTGCACATGGCGCGCTACGATGCGCTGACCGACCTGCCCAACCGCACCCTGTACCGCGAGCGCCTGCTCAACGTGGTGGAACATGCCCGGCGCGGCGAACTGTGCGCCGTGTTCTGCCTGGACCTGGACCGCTTCAAGGCCGTCAACGACAACTTCGGCCATCCAGTCGGCGACGCCCTGCTGGTCGAGGTCAGCGCCCGGCTCAAGGCCTGCGTGCGCGAAGTCGACACCGTGGCCCGGCTCGGCGGCGACGAGTTCGCCATCCTGCTGCGGCAACTGGTCTCGGCCGAGCAGACCCACGGGCTGGCCGAGCGCATCATCCACGACCTGTGCCAGCCGTATGAGCTCGACGGCCACCTGGTCAGCATCGGCGCCAGCATCGGCATCGCCATCGTCAACCGCACCCACAACGATCCCGAAACACTGATGTGCTACGCCGACCAGGCCTTGTACCAGGCCAAACACGCCGGCCGCGGCGTGTTCCGCCAATATCTGCCCTGA
- a CDS encoding FIST C-terminal domain-containing protein, with the protein MWTQRLDASQRTQAKQQTRQPDLIFLFEATELALEGKQLASLRQRFPGTPIVGCSSGTIIEGQYVADDSATALAVGFDHTPVRLATHPCPGPEHSREAGRALGARLAAADLSALLILSDGLHVNGSALIAGLRAEVGEDVAISGGLAGDGPRFARTLVHADGAPQSQLVAAIGFYGPHIQITHGSVGGWDVFGPNRTVTASTGQVLQSLDHKPALDLYERYLGDEAADLPSSALLYPLQIWDVERPRHSLVRTVTAIDREARAMGFAGNIPQGWHARLMRGRLEGLIDGASDAAQHALDAMRARSPGATPQLCLTISCVGRRLLMGQRTEEEVRGVAEVLGAGVEQIGFYSYGEIAPHQDSGVCDLHNQTMTLTLFAETAPGHA; encoded by the coding sequence ATGTGGACGCAACGATTGGACGCAAGCCAGCGTACACAGGCCAAACAGCAAACCCGGCAGCCCGACCTGATTTTCCTGTTTGAGGCGACCGAACTGGCCCTGGAGGGCAAGCAACTGGCATCGCTGCGCCAGCGTTTTCCCGGCACGCCCATCGTCGGCTGTAGCAGCGGCACCATCATCGAAGGCCAGTACGTGGCGGACGACAGCGCGACCGCGCTGGCGGTCGGCTTCGACCATACGCCGGTGCGGCTGGCCACCCATCCCTGCCCCGGTCCTGAGCACAGCCGTGAGGCAGGCCGCGCGCTCGGCGCGCGCCTCGCCGCCGCCGATCTGTCGGCGCTGCTGATCCTGTCCGACGGCTTGCACGTCAACGGCAGCGCGCTGATCGCCGGCTTGCGCGCCGAGGTCGGCGAGGACGTGGCCATCAGCGGCGGCCTGGCCGGCGACGGTCCGCGCTTCGCCCGCACCCTGGTGCACGCCGACGGTGCGCCGCAGTCGCAGCTGGTGGCCGCAATCGGCTTTTATGGTCCACACATCCAGATCACGCACGGCAGCGTCGGCGGCTGGGACGTGTTCGGCCCCAACCGCACCGTGACCGCCTCCACCGGGCAGGTGCTGCAGTCGCTGGACCACAAGCCGGCACTCGATTTGTACGAACGCTACCTGGGCGACGAGGCGGCCGACCTGCCGTCCTCCGCCTTGCTGTATCCGCTGCAGATCTGGGACGTCGAACGGCCACGGCACAGCCTGGTGCGGACGGTGACGGCGATCGACCGCGAGGCCCGTGCCATGGGCTTTGCCGGCAACATCCCGCAAGGCTGGCACGCACGCCTGATGCGCGGCCGGCTCGAAGGCTTGATCGACGGCGCCAGCGATGCCGCCCAGCACGCGCTCGACGCCATGCGTGCCCGCAGCCCCGGCGCGACGCCGCAACTGTGCCTGACCATCAGCTGCGTCGGCCGCCGTCTGCTGATGGGCCAGCGCACCGAGGAGGAAGTGCGCGGCGTGGCCGAGGTGCTCGGCGCCGGGGTCGAACAGATCGGCTTTTACTCCTACGGCGAGATCGCGCCGCACCAGGACTCCGGCGTGTGCGACCTGCACAACCAGACCATGACGCTGACGCTGTTCGCCGAAACGGCGCCCGGTCATGCATAA